One segment of Rosa chinensis cultivar Old Blush chromosome 6, RchiOBHm-V2, whole genome shotgun sequence DNA contains the following:
- the LOC112170138 gene encoding rho GDP-dissociation inhibitor 1 has translation MEGGKRGDEAGPSSEKLEELSEKLSEFCHVEEEEEEEDGEDHRSNGVAAGFVPGPLVSLKEQIEKDKDDDSLRRWKQKLLGSLESDLDGQMEPEVKFHSIGIISDDFGEINTPLPVDENLIGRVLFTLKEGSEYRLKLTFSVLHNIVSGLTYSNTVWKGGLQVDQSKGMLGTFAPNREPYEHTLEEETTPSGVLARGLYSAKLKFEDDDKRCYMELKYSFEIKKRS, from the exons atGGAGGGTGGGAAGAGAGGAGATGAAGCAGGCCCATCATCAGAAAAGCTAGAGGAACTGAGTGAAAAGCTAAGTGAGTTCTGTCatgttgaggaagaagaagaagaagaagatggtgaagatcACAGGAGTAATGGGGTTGCTGCTGGCTTTGTTCCTGGGCCTTTGGTTTCTCTCAAGGAACAAATTGAGAAAGACAAG GATGATGACAGCTTAAGGAGGTGGAAACAGAAGCTGCTTGGTTCCTTGGAAAGCGATTTGGATG GCCAAATGGAACCTGAAGTCAAATTCCACTCAATTGGTATCATTTCCGATGACTTTGGGGAAATAAATACTCCATTGCCCGTTGATGAAAATCTGATCGGTCGTGTCCTGTTTACACTCAAAGAAGGATCTGAATATCGGCTTAAGCTCACATTTAGTGTTCTGCACAACATTGTTTCTGGCCTTACCTATTCCAACACAGTGTGGAAAGGAGGACTTCAAG TTGATCAAAGCAAAGGAATGTTGGGTACATTTGCTCCGAATAGAGAACCCTATGAGCACACCTTGGAAGAGGAGACCACTCCATCTGGGGTGCTTGCAAGGGGCCTTTACTCGGCAAAGCTTAAG TTCGAAGACGATGACAAGAGATGTTATATGGAACTGAAATACTCCTTTGAGATCAAAAAGCGGAGTTAG
- the LOC112170137 gene encoding polygalacturonase: protein MALMGPLLLFCVLLVLSLSSSCYSSSFQENSLLHSYVDDAYREATGFFGSGAAHPSYTSILENLKFSDRINLRTRLFSTSSSVKKVSVDDFGAKGNGAADDTQAFQKAWKTACSSSGALVLLVPKKNYLVKPITFSGPCKSQLTMQIYGTIEASGDRSVYSKDLNHWIMFDNVRNLLVQGPGTINGNGQIWWQNSCKRKQTKPCGTQAPTAVTFYKCNNLVVKDLKFQDAQQMHVSFEECTNVQALYLTVTAPETSPNTDGIHVANTQNITISNSNIGTGDDCISIVSGSQNVQASSITCGPGHGISIGSLGKGGSEDHVSQVTVNGAKISGTTNGIRIKTWQGGSGMASDIAFQNIEMNDVTNPIIIDQNYCDTSDEGQCKQQSKAVKVQNVLYQNIRGTSTSKDAITFDCSKSIPCQGIVLQNVQLDKGAECSNVNLAYKGNVSPRCA from the exons aTGGCTCTAATGGGACCTTTATTGCTGTTCTGTGTTCTTCTTGTTCTCTCTTTGAGTTCTTCATGTTATAGTAGCAGCTTCCAAGAGAACTCATTACTTCATAGTTATGTTGATGATGCTTATCGTGAAGCAACTGGTTTTTTTGGTTCCGGGGCAGCTCATCCTTCGTACACGAGCATCCTTGAGAATCTCAAGTTCTCTGACCGGATCAATCTCCGAACTCGGCTCTTCAGCACATCATCTTCCGTTAAAAAGGTTAGCGTCGATGATTTTGGCGCCAAAGGGAATGGTGCTGCTGATGACACACAG GCATTCCAAAAGGCATGGAAGACAGCTTGTAGTTCCAGTGGGGCACTAGTTCTTCTGGTGCCAAAGAAGAACTATCTTGTTAAGCCAATCACATTTTCAGGGCCATGCAAATCTCAGCTTACAATGCAG ATATATGGAACCATAGAAGCATCTGGTGACAGGTCAGTCTACAGCAAAGATCTCAATCACTGGATCATGTTTGACAACGTTCGAAATCTGTTAGTTCAGGGTCCTGGAACCATCAATGGCAACGGTCAAATCTGGTGGCAAAACtcttgcaaaagaaaacaaaccaag CCCTGCGGGACGCAAGCACCTACG GCTGTGACCTTCTACAAATGTAATAACTTGGTGGTGAAGGATCTGAAGTTCCAAGACGCACAGCAAATGCACGTCAGTTTCGAAGAGTGCACTAATGTTCAAGCTTTGTATCTAACAGTAACTGCGCCGGAGACTAGTCCCAACACTGACGGTATTCATGTTGCCAATACCCAGAACATCACAATCTCGAACAGTAATATCGGAACAG GTGATGATTGCATTTCAATTGTGAGTGGATCCCAAAATGTGCAAGCCTCCAGTATTACCTGTGGACCTGGCCATGGAATCAGTATCGGTAGCTTGGGGAAAGGAGGGTCTGAAGACCATGTTTCGCAAGTAACAGTGAACGGAGCTAAGATTTCAGGAACCACGAATGGAATCAGGATCAAAACATGGCAAGGAGGCTCAGGAATGGCAAGCGACATTGCTTTTCAAAACATAGAAATGAATGATGTGACCAACCCCATAATCATAGACCAAAACTACTGTGACACCAGTGACGAAGGACAATGCAAACAACAG AGCAAGGCAGTGAAGGTACAAAATGTGTTGTACCAAAACATCAGAGGGACAAGCACTTCAAAAGATGCCATAACATTTGATTGCAGCAAGAGCATTCCATGTCAGGGAATTGTGCTGCAAAATGTTCAACTCGACAAAGGAGCAGAATGCAGCAATGTTAATCTGGCTTACAAAGGAAATGTCTCCCCTCGATGTGCTTAA
- the LOC112170136 gene encoding protein NPGR2, giving the protein MMRRRSEKGSRSRSSGSFGKIMNCLCSGEQIRAPDDLIFSDSESLATRDHKSEFSSRVDAVNHKSHTNILEAESSLRESGGLNYEEARALLGRCEYRKGNIEVALHVFEGIDIAAVTPKIKVTLARAGEHRRRRSQSYETPPLSINAVSLLLEAIFLKAKSLQSLGRLKEAAQSCKVILDTVESSLPGGLPQNLGADCKFTKLHDIVSQSVELLPELWKFADCPHEAILSYRWALLSHWNLDTQTTAKIQKEFAVFLLYCGDEASPPDLRFQMDRSFTPKSNLEEAILLLMILLRKVSLKRIEWDPSILDHLSFALSVSGNSRALATQFEELLPGFIDRRERFYKLALCYYGAGEDSVALNLLRKLLGNYMDPMCFPALLMASKICGENRSHAEEGVGFALRALESVDGKCDESKSTATCLLGISLSAHSKSVVTDSERVTRQAKALEALKTAGQLTAMSDPIILYHLSLEYAEQRYLDAALDCAKQMLNLEGGSNIKGWLLLSRILSAQRRFVDAETIIDGALDQTGKWDQGELLRTKAKLQLAEGQFKRAIETYTQLLALLQVQKKNLGDRKKLLKSTRRHLDRSLELEIWHDLAHVYINLSQWSDAEICLFKSKAISTYSATRCHVTGVLYENKGLYKEAVKAFSEALNIDPSHIPSLVSIAVVLNRLGNSETVVKSFLMNALSLDRMNHSAWYNLGLLYKSQGTPSSLCEAAECFEAAVFLEESAPVEPFR; this is encoded by the exons ATGATGAGGAGGAGAAGTGAAAAGGGGAGCAGGAGTAGAAGCTCGGGGAGCTTCGGAAAGATTATGAACTGTCTCTGCTCGGGAGAGCAGATAAGAGCACCagatgatttgattttttcAGATAGTGAATCCCTTGCAACCAGGGATCATAAGAGTGAGTTTTCATCACGTGTCGATGCAGTTAACCACAAATCACACACCAATATTTTAGAAGCTGAATCATCTCTGCGGGAGAGTGGTGGTTTGAACTACGAG GAAGCTAGAGCATTATTAGGAAGATGTGAATATCGTAAAGGAAACATAGAAGTTGCTTTACATGTATTTGAAGGAATAGATATTGCTGCAGTGACTCCAAAGATCAAAGTCACCCTTGCTAGAGCAGGTGAACATCGTAGGAGACGTTCTCAAAGTTATGAAACCCCACCTCTGTCTATAAATGCTGTCAGTTTACTTCTGGAAGCGATATTTCTTAAAGCAAAATCATTGCAGAGTCTTGGGAGGCTTAAAG aAGCTGCTCAATCTTGCAAAGTTATTCTGGACACTGTTGAATCTTCATTACCAGGCGGTTTACCTCAAAACTTAGGCGCTGACTGTAAATTCACTAAATTGCATGATATTGTAAGCCAGAGTGTTGAGTTGCTCCCAGAACTGTGGAAGTTTGCTGATTGTCCACATGAAGCTATCCTCTCATACCGATGGGCTCTACTCAGTCATTGGAACCTTGATACACAAACTACTGCAAAGATTCAGAAAGAGTTTGCCGTTTTTCTGTTGTATTGTGGAGATGAAGCAAGCCCCCCAGACCTCCGCTTCCAAATGGATAGATCATTTACACCGAAAAGCAATTTAGAAGAGGCTATTCTTCTGCTAATGATACTGCTTAGAAAAGTTTCTCTCAAAAGAATTGAATGGGATCCATCAATTTTGGATCATCTTTCATTTGCTCTATCTGTTTCTGGGAATTCCAGGGCTTTAGCTACTCAATTTGAAGAATTGCTACCTGGTTTTATTGATCGGAGAGAGAGATTTTACAAACTAGCTCTCTGTTACTATGGAGCAGGTGAAGATTCAGTTGCTTTAAATCTTCTGAGGAAGTTGTTGGGTAACTATATGGATCCAATGTGTTTTCCAGCTCTGTTGATGGCATCAAAGATATGTGGGGAAAACCGCAGTCATGCAGAAGAAGGGGTAGGTTTTGCACTCAGAGCCCTTGAAAGTGTTGATGGCAAATGTGATGAATCAAAAAGTACTGCCACTTGTTTATTGGGCATATCACTTTCAGCACACTCTAAATCAGTGGTTACTGATAGTGAGAGGGTGACAAGACAGGCCAAGGCACTTGAGGCCCTGAAAACTGCTGGGCAATTGACAGCAATGAGTGACCCCATTATTCTTTACCATCTCAGCCTAGAATATGCTGAGCAGAGATACTTAGATGCTGCGCTTGACTGTGCAAAGCAAATGCTAAATCTGGAAGGTGGATCTAATATTAAAGGTTGGTTATTGCTGAGCAGGATATTATCAGCTCAGAGACGGTTTGTGGATGCTGAAACAATCATAGATGGTGCTTTGGATCAGACAGGTAAATGGGATCAAGGAGAACTACTGCGCACCAAAGCCAAACTCCAACTTGCAGAGGGTCAGTTTAAACGTGCCATTGAGACGTACACTCAACTTCTTGCTCTTCTTCAAGTTCAGAAGAAAAACCTTGGTGACAGGAAGAAGCTTCTTAAG AGTACTAGACGACATTTGGATAGAAGTTTGGAATTGGAGATATGGCATGATCTGGCACATGTCTACATAAATCTTTCACAATGGAGTGATGCTGAGATTTGTCTCTTCAAATCTAAAGCCATAAGTACTTACTCTGCAACTAGATGCCATGTCACAG GTGTACTTTATGAAAATAAGGGCCTCTACAAGGAAGCTGTGAAAGCTTTTTCAGAGGCTTTGAATATTGATCCCTCCCATATACCGAGCTTGGTCTCTATAGCTGTTGTTCTCAATCGGCTTGGTAACTCAGAAACAGTTGTCAAAAGCTTTTTGATGAATGCATTAAGTCTTGATAGGATGAACCATTCCGCATGGTATAATCTAGGCCTACTTTACAAATCCCAGGGTACCCCGTCTTCTTTATGTGAAGCTGCTGAATGTTTTGAGGCTGCAGTCTTTCTTGAAGAGTCTGCTCCTGTAGAACCCTTCAGATAA